A genomic window from Streptomyces sp. 846.5 includes:
- a CDS encoding excinuclease ABC subunit UvrA, with protein sequence MSKATRTDPRSSAPHAADSHDLIRVFGARVNNLKDVSIEIPKRRLTVFTGVSGSGKSSLVFSTIAAESQRLINETYSAFVQGFMPTLARPEVDVLDGLTTAIIVDQQRLGADPRSTVGTATDVNAMLRILFSRLGQPHIGSPKAFSFNVASISGAGAVTMERGGQTVKERREFAVVGGMCPRCEGRGSVTDIDLTQLFDDSKSLAEGALTVPGYKPGGWSYRLYSSSGFYDPDKPIRRFTKREMYDFLHREPVRMKIEGINMTYEGLVPRIQKSMLAKDKEGMQPHIREFVDRAVTFTTCPDCEGTRLNEAARSSRIGGVNIAEASAMQISDLAAWVRGLDEPSVAPLLASLGHTLDSFVEIGLGYLSTDRPAGTLSGGEAQRVKMIRHLGSSLTDVTYVFDEPTIGLHPHDISRMNDLLLRLRDKGNTVLVVEHKPQTIAVADHVVDLGPGAGSGGGTVCFEGSVDGLRSSGTVTGRHFDDRAALKEKVRTPTGALEVRGATEHNLRDVDVDIPLGVLVVVTGVAGSGKSSLIQGSLVKGSLMKGSPVKGAGAADAGVVSIDQGAIRGSRRSNPATYSGLLEPIRKAFAKANGVKPALFSANSEGACPNCNGAGVIYTDLAMMAGVATTCEECEGKRFQAAVLDYHLGGRDISEVLAMSVTEAEEFFGAGEARTPAAHAILGRLVDVGLGYLTLGQPLTTLSGGERQRLKLATHLAEKGGVYVLDEPTTGLHLADVENLLGLLDRLVDAGKSVIVIEHHQAVMAHADWIIDLGPGAGHDGGRIVFEGTPADLVATRSTLTGEHLADYVGG encoded by the coding sequence ATGAGCAAGGCCACGAGGACGGACCCGCGGTCGTCCGCGCCGCATGCTGCCGACAGCCACGATCTGATCCGCGTGTTCGGCGCGCGCGTGAACAACCTCAAGGACGTCAGCATCGAGATCCCGAAGCGCCGGCTGACGGTGTTCACCGGTGTCTCCGGTTCGGGCAAGAGCTCGCTGGTGTTCAGCACCATCGCCGCGGAGTCGCAGCGGCTGATCAACGAGACGTACAGCGCGTTCGTGCAGGGCTTCATGCCGACCCTGGCGCGGCCCGAGGTCGACGTGCTCGACGGGCTGACCACCGCGATCATCGTGGACCAGCAGCGGCTGGGCGCCGACCCCCGCTCCACGGTCGGCACCGCCACCGACGTCAACGCGATGCTGCGGATCCTCTTCAGCCGGCTCGGGCAGCCGCACATCGGCTCGCCGAAGGCGTTCTCCTTCAATGTCGCCTCGATCAGCGGCGCGGGGGCGGTCACCATGGAGCGCGGCGGCCAGACCGTGAAGGAGCGCCGCGAGTTCGCCGTCGTCGGCGGGATGTGTCCGCGCTGCGAGGGCCGGGGCTCGGTCACCGACATCGACCTCACCCAGCTCTTCGACGACTCCAAGTCGCTGGCCGAGGGCGCGCTCACCGTCCCCGGCTACAAGCCGGGCGGCTGGAGCTACCGGCTCTACAGCTCCTCGGGCTTCTACGACCCGGACAAGCCGATCCGTAGGTTCACCAAGAGGGAGATGTACGACTTCCTCCACCGCGAGCCGGTCCGGATGAAGATCGAGGGCATCAACATGACCTACGAGGGGCTGGTCCCTCGTATCCAGAAGTCCATGCTCGCCAAGGACAAGGAGGGCATGCAGCCGCACATCCGGGAGTTCGTGGACCGGGCGGTCACCTTCACCACCTGCCCCGACTGCGAGGGCACCCGGCTCAACGAGGCGGCCCGCTCGTCGCGGATCGGCGGGGTCAACATCGCCGAGGCGTCCGCGATGCAGATCAGCGACCTGGCCGCATGGGTGCGCGGTCTGGACGAGCCCTCGGTCGCGCCGCTGCTCGCCTCGCTGGGGCACACGCTCGACTCGTTCGTGGAGATCGGCCTCGGCTACCTCTCCACCGACCGGCCGGCGGGCACGCTGTCGGGCGGCGAGGCCCAGCGCGTCAAGATGATCCGCCACCTCGGCTCCTCGCTCACCGACGTCACCTACGTCTTCGACGAGCCCACCATCGGCCTGCACCCGCACGACATCAGCCGGATGAACGACCTGCTGCTGCGGCTGCGGGACAAGGGCAACACGGTGCTCGTCGTGGAGCACAAGCCGCAGACGATCGCGGTCGCCGACCATGTCGTGGACCTCGGCCCCGGGGCCGGCAGCGGCGGCGGCACCGTCTGCTTCGAGGGCAGTGTCGATGGCCTCCGGTCCAGCGGCACCGTCACCGGCCGCCACTTCGACGACCGGGCCGCCCTCAAGGAGAAGGTGCGGACGCCCACCGGCGCGCTAGAGGTCCGCGGTGCGACCGAGCACAACCTGCGCGACGTCGACGTCGACATCCCGCTCGGGGTGCTCGTCGTGGTCACCGGCGTGGCCGGCTCCGGCAAGAGCTCGCTGATCCAGGGGTCGTTGGTGAAGGGGTCGTTGATGAAGGGCTCGCCGGTGAAGGGCGCGGGGGCGGCCGACGCCGGTGTGGTGTCGATCGACCAGGGTGCGATCCGCGGCTCCCGGCGGAGCAACCCGGCGACCTACTCCGGCCTGCTCGAACCGATCCGCAAGGCGTTCGCGAAGGCCAACGGCGTGAAGCCGGCCCTGTTCAGCGCCAACTCCGAGGGAGCCTGCCCCAACTGCAACGGCGCCGGGGTGATCTACACCGACCTGGCGATGATGGCCGGCGTGGCCACCACCTGCGAGGAGTGCGAGGGGAAGCGCTTCCAGGCGGCGGTGCTGGACTACCACCTGGGCGGCCGCGACATCAGCGAGGTGCTCGCGATGTCGGTGACCGAGGCCGAGGAGTTCTTCGGCGCCGGCGAGGCGCGCACTCCGGCCGCGCACGCCATCCTCGGACGCCTCGTCGACGTGGGGCTCGGCTACCTCACCCTCGGCCAGCCGCTCACCACGCTGTCCGGCGGCGAACGGCAGCGGCTCAAGCTGGCCACCCACCTGGCCGAGAAGGGCGGCGTCTACGTCCTCGACGAGCCGACCACCGGCCTCCACCTCGCGGACGTCGAGAACCTGCTCGGCCTGCTCGACCGGCTCGTCGACGCCGGCAAGTCGGTGATCGTCATCGAGCACCACCAGGCGGTCATGGCCCACGCCGACTGGATCATCGACCTCGGCCCCGGCGCCGGCCACGACGGCGGCCGGATCGTCTTCGAGGGCACGCCCGCCGACCTGGTGGCGACCCGCTCCACCCTCACCGGCGAGCACCTCGCGGACTACGTCGGCGGCTGA
- a CDS encoding AAA family ATPase — protein MLHVSLLGQQAITDVASGTVRACSSRSIALVAFLVTHAGSPQTRQRIAGLFWPESTDAQALTNLRRELHHLRHILGDEPALVVTPRDLCWCETGTCRVDVLVFAGERRAALAAAAAEDAEGVLAHATTAVAQYRGEFLPGMYDDWLLDARSELERQCVDLCDLICETRARRGDLTGAVDAARHRIRLQPLEEVGYRTLMQLQADLGDRAGAVSTYHHCASVLDRELGLVPDPATQQAIQRLMARVDPTDAGLPTLRPAVGRSGFAAAQLVGRSKELSLLQDLWRTAAAGRPAVALVRGGAGVGKTRLVAEVAEAARLQGAVVASTQCFGTSRRLALAPVADWVRHPAVRSATETLDPAWRAEVDRLVPSRGRPEEREGEREGEREATARAMVDAWQRHRFFEGLARALIAVDRPMLLVLDNVQWCDQETLTFLTFCLGLAPEAPILVAGTLRNDNLDEDPELMDWTVRMRATGLLTELSLSPLEAADTARLAETISGHRLDRADTGLLQATTGGFPLHIIEAVRGSIDLGRTPLAVGDLTGVLRHRLEQATPTAREVAGLAAAVGTNFTLDLLTEASDLEADTVVAAVDELWQRRIVREFRDGYDFAHDLLRETAYAQVSPPRRWLLHRRVAQGLELLHAADTDLVSAQLAEQYARGGRTDRAVAYYRRAADVAAGMFAHTEAIRLHQEALSLVRGLPQGRSRDTMELAVLEAMAAPLNARHGYASPELQQALERSIALAESLGRKDAMLTGLAGLWASRFVQGRTADGYRTAARALGLVGPDSELSGPAHFGVGGSAVSLGRPAEGLRHLQLAAQLASGAVSLSIGTRPDVHSTAFAAHANWLLGQDEQARSGCLDAIGLAREIEHPYSLAVALAYGGVTHQMRHDMSALRDTVGELRELCERYGFAYYREWGLVLDGWSRTDESGLGLARRGIHNLTSEGSFARMPYWLSLLADLLARSGRPDAARAALDAALVAGQARDDLWWLPEVARMRAAYDSNEAAAVSRLRAAARMASAHGSTALLRRCESDLAERGVRLPTTDTPPAS, from the coding sequence ATGCTGCACGTCAGTCTCTTGGGACAGCAGGCGATCACCGACGTCGCGTCCGGCACCGTGCGCGCGTGTTCGTCACGCTCGATCGCTCTCGTCGCCTTTCTGGTCACCCATGCGGGTTCACCCCAGACACGACAGCGCATCGCCGGGCTGTTCTGGCCCGAGTCGACGGACGCACAGGCGCTGACCAACCTGCGTCGCGAACTGCACCACCTGCGTCACATCCTCGGCGACGAGCCCGCCCTCGTCGTGACGCCCAGAGATCTGTGCTGGTGCGAGACCGGAACCTGCCGCGTCGACGTACTCGTCTTCGCCGGCGAGCGCAGGGCCGCCCTGGCCGCCGCGGCGGCCGAGGACGCCGAGGGAGTTCTCGCACACGCCACCACGGCCGTTGCCCAGTACCGAGGGGAGTTCCTCCCCGGCATGTACGACGACTGGCTCCTCGACGCCAGGTCGGAGCTCGAGCGCCAGTGCGTCGACCTCTGCGACCTGATCTGCGAGACACGGGCGCGACGAGGCGACCTGACCGGGGCCGTGGACGCCGCCCGCCACCGCATCCGGCTGCAGCCGCTGGAGGAGGTCGGCTATCGCACCCTGATGCAGTTACAGGCCGACCTGGGGGACCGTGCCGGCGCCGTGAGCACGTACCACCACTGCGCTTCGGTCCTCGACCGTGAACTCGGTCTCGTCCCGGACCCGGCGACGCAGCAGGCGATCCAACGCCTGATGGCCCGCGTGGACCCGACGGACGCGGGACTGCCGACGCTCCGGCCCGCCGTCGGCCGCTCCGGCTTCGCCGCGGCACAACTCGTCGGGCGGTCCAAGGAACTGAGCCTGCTGCAGGACCTGTGGCGGACCGCTGCCGCAGGCCGTCCCGCCGTCGCCCTGGTCCGCGGCGGCGCCGGCGTCGGAAAGACCCGGCTGGTGGCGGAGGTCGCCGAAGCGGCACGCCTGCAGGGGGCGGTGGTGGCCAGTACCCAGTGCTTCGGGACGTCACGGCGGCTGGCGCTGGCGCCTGTGGCGGACTGGGTCCGGCACCCGGCGGTCCGGTCGGCGACGGAGACGCTCGACCCGGCCTGGCGCGCCGAGGTCGACAGACTGGTGCCATCGAGGGGCCGCCCCGAAGAACGCGAGGGAGAACGCGAGGGAGAACGCGAGGCGACCGCGCGGGCCATGGTGGACGCCTGGCAGCGCCACCGCTTCTTCGAGGGCCTGGCACGGGCGTTGATCGCGGTCGACCGCCCGATGCTGCTGGTCCTGGACAACGTGCAGTGGTGCGACCAGGAGACGCTGACGTTCCTCACGTTCTGCCTGGGACTCGCCCCCGAAGCGCCGATCCTCGTCGCCGGGACGCTGCGCAACGACAACCTCGACGAAGACCCGGAACTCATGGACTGGACGGTCAGGATGCGGGCCACCGGACTGCTCACCGAGCTCTCCCTCAGCCCGCTGGAGGCCGCCGACACGGCACGTCTAGCCGAGACGATCTCCGGGCACCGCCTCGACCGGGCCGACACCGGCCTGCTCCAGGCGACCACGGGCGGATTCCCGCTGCACATCATCGAGGCAGTACGCGGCAGCATCGACCTCGGCCGCACCCCACTCGCGGTCGGTGACCTCACCGGAGTACTGCGCCATCGTCTCGAACAGGCGACTCCGACGGCCCGGGAGGTGGCCGGCCTCGCCGCGGCGGTGGGGACGAACTTCACCCTCGACCTGCTCACCGAGGCCAGCGACCTCGAAGCCGACACCGTGGTCGCAGCCGTCGACGAACTGTGGCAGCGCAGGATCGTACGCGAGTTCCGCGACGGCTACGACTTCGCCCACGATCTGCTCCGCGAGACGGCATACGCACAGGTCAGCCCGCCGAGACGGTGGCTGCTTCACCGGCGCGTCGCCCAGGGCCTTGAGTTGCTCCACGCCGCCGACACGGACCTGGTCTCGGCCCAGCTCGCGGAGCAGTACGCCCGTGGCGGGCGGACCGATCGAGCGGTGGCCTACTACCGGCGTGCGGCCGACGTCGCGGCAGGCATGTTCGCCCACACCGAGGCGATCCGGCTGCACCAGGAGGCGCTGTCCCTGGTGCGCGGCCTGCCCCAGGGGAGAAGCCGGGACACAATGGAACTCGCCGTCCTCGAAGCCATGGCAGCGCCGCTCAATGCCCGACACGGCTACGCCTCCCCGGAGTTGCAGCAGGCGCTGGAACGCTCCATCGCCCTCGCGGAATCGCTCGGCCGCAAGGACGCCATGCTCACCGGCCTGGCCGGCCTCTGGGCGTCCCGGTTCGTCCAGGGGCGCACCGCCGACGGATACCGGACGGCCGCCCGCGCGCTGGGCCTCGTCGGTCCCGACTCCGAGCTGAGCGGCCCGGCCCACTTCGGCGTCGGCGGCTCGGCGGTGAGCCTCGGGAGGCCCGCCGAAGGGCTCCGTCACCTCCAGTTGGCCGCCCAACTGGCCAGCGGTGCCGTCTCGTTGAGCATCGGCACCCGCCCCGACGTGCACAGCACGGCGTTCGCCGCGCACGCCAACTGGCTGCTGGGCCAGGACGAGCAGGCCCGGTCCGGCTGCCTCGACGCCATCGGGCTGGCCCGGGAGATCGAGCATCCGTACAGCCTGGCCGTGGCCCTGGCGTACGGCGGCGTCACCCACCAGATGCGTCACGACATGTCCGCACTGCGGGACACCGTCGGCGAGTTGCGCGAGCTCTGCGAGCGGTACGGCTTCGCCTACTACCGCGAGTGGGGGCTCGTTCTCGACGGCTGGTCCCGCACCGACGAGTCCGGACTCGGACTGGCCCGACGAGGCATCCACAACCTCACGTCGGAGGGCTCGTTCGCCCGCATGCCGTACTGGCTGTCGCTGCTCGCCGACCTGTTGGCGCGCAGCGGCCGCCCGGACGCCGCCCGGGCGGCCCTGGACGCCGCCCTCGTCGCCGGGCAGGCCCGGGACGACCTGTGGTGGCTGCCGGAGGTGGCCCGGATGCGCGCCGCCTACGACAGCAACGAGGCAGCGGCCGTCTCACGGCTGCGTGCCGCCGCGCGGATGGCGTCGGCCCACGGCAGCACCGCGCTGCTCCGGCGCTGCGAAAGCGACCTCGCCGAGCGCGGCGTTCGGCTTCCGACCACCGACACTCCCCCGGCCTCCTGA
- a CDS encoding M48 family metallopeptidase produces the protein MTFRLRAVRALALLAGFYLMGLVLLAAMATADWLLMKPPFIAAAGWLIPTMLIGTVLAAVAILRGMFAFLHAGRLGPESHAVAVTPEEQPELWEQVRAAAEATGERPPDELYLIAEVNAGVAEHSRLLGLLPGRRRMLLGLPMLGGVTMRGRAAVLHTVEAFRTGGGLRLQYLIGSLYVGYARMFLRTSQPVARQQELAADQVAARHAGRDATAAALRFIPVLTAAHTHYLETYAGMGKPLGALPPMGEVHAGFPRLLAARSGERLAALSAGQRPRRPHTYDSHPPAAERIALIEKLPADGRPDGSADETAALVLLRDPERVFAALEARTLPQEAAGLRRMGWDELVMARALSDAEGWSQPLRVAVARALRSEARAADGTATVRRGARAEGVANDELPGLEEVLDAFDRDLLWPEVADRIPKPDQASRLTGSSARDYIRPRVFDGIAGMVHLHLAQAGHATADIAWSGRPGLALPEAWENGMDDAIDAAVADKPDTAPLRALLVSTSRVSG, from the coding sequence ATGACGTTCCGACTGCGCGCCGTCCGTGCGCTGGCACTGCTGGCGGGCTTCTATCTGATGGGTCTGGTTCTGCTGGCGGCCATGGCGACGGCCGACTGGCTGCTGATGAAACCACCGTTCATTGCAGCCGCAGGCTGGCTCATACCCACAATGCTGATTGGCACCGTACTGGCGGCGGTGGCGATCCTTCGGGGCATGTTCGCCTTTCTGCACGCCGGGCGACTGGGGCCCGAGTCTCACGCGGTTGCAGTTACGCCCGAGGAGCAACCCGAGCTTTGGGAACAGGTGCGAGCCGCCGCCGAAGCGACCGGGGAGCGGCCGCCCGACGAGCTCTATCTGATCGCCGAGGTCAACGCGGGGGTCGCCGAACACAGCCGCTTGCTGGGGCTGCTGCCCGGACGGCGCCGCATGCTCCTGGGCCTGCCGATGCTCGGCGGGGTCACCATGCGCGGCCGGGCGGCGGTGCTGCATACCGTGGAGGCGTTCCGCACGGGTGGCGGCCTCCGACTGCAGTACCTGATCGGCTCCCTGTACGTCGGCTACGCACGGATGTTCCTGCGAACCTCGCAGCCCGTCGCCCGCCAACAGGAACTGGCAGCCGACCAAGTGGCCGCTCGGCACGCAGGCCGTGACGCGACGGCGGCCGCGCTGCGCTTCATTCCGGTGCTCACCGCCGCGCACACCCACTATCTCGAAACCTACGCCGGGATGGGCAAGCCGCTGGGAGCGCTGCCGCCCATGGGCGAGGTGCACGCCGGTTTCCCGCGCCTGCTCGCCGCCCGGTCGGGCGAGCGGCTCGCTGCGCTCTCGGCCGGGCAGCGTCCACGGCGTCCGCACACGTACGATTCGCACCCGCCGGCTGCCGAACGAATCGCCCTGATCGAGAAGTTGCCCGCCGACGGACGACCCGACGGGTCGGCCGATGAGACAGCCGCGCTCGTTCTGCTACGCGACCCGGAGCGAGTGTTCGCTGCGCTGGAAGCGCGCACGCTGCCGCAGGAGGCGGCAGGGCTGCGGCGCATGGGCTGGGATGAACTCGTCATGGCCCGCGCGCTCTCCGACGCCGAAGGCTGGTCGCAGCCGCTGAGAGTCGCCGTGGCCCGGGCGCTGCGCTCCGAGGCCCGAGCTGCAGACGGCACGGCGACCGTACGCCGAGGTGCCAGGGCCGAGGGGGTGGCGAACGACGAGTTGCCCGGCCTGGAGGAGGTGCTCGACGCGTTCGACCGAGATCTGCTGTGGCCGGAAGTCGCCGATCGGATTCCCAAGCCAGACCAGGCGTCGCGACTGACCGGGTCGTCGGCCCGCGACTACATCCGGCCTAGGGTCTTCGACGGGATCGCGGGCATGGTCCACCTGCATCTCGCCCAGGCCGGACACGCCACGGCGGACATCGCTTGGTCCGGCCGACCGGGACTCGCCCTGCCCGAAGCCTGGGAGAACGGCATGGACGACGCCATCGACGCGGCCGTCGCCGACAAGCCCGACACCGCCCCCCTGCGCGCTCTGCTCGTCAGCACCAGCCGCGTATCGGGGTGA
- a CDS encoding ATP-binding protein: protein MDLATLRALIEDLRAEGSDTAEVEVKAAAGGFPDSLAPTLSAFGNTPGGGLVVLGLDEQAGFRATGVYDVAACKGALASLARQGLEPPVAVELNDLDVDGARIVVAQVHEVAAAVKPCRVRRTGRAYLRAYDGDYELAQTEEQSFLAHREAPRFDQAPVAGASRRDLDPALLPGYLANCRLASPALARFDDEEVLVRTGVTVDEEGRPSTAGLLALGSYPQQYFPNFVIQAHIAPDPTSPPGTRAIDSRTFDGPIPLMLDEALRWVQRNTRTRIRFGADGHGRDEAEYPVDAVRELLSNALVHRDLGPHAFGEAITLSLEQHQLVLGNPGGLWGLTVDRLGRTGVTSARNGWLLRICQRIRFGTDQRVVEALATGIPTILASLAAAGMTPPRFHDRAVGFTVRIPNHTLLDASDLTWLAGLPEATQLGDLQRHALVAMRHGVTWTNRTLREAFPMDSRQALDVLSGLVATGLVEAVGERGGRVYRYAGAGTEVAERVVVEPRPPRTEAPAARRAAGRRNLEAIHRQLAVGPATIAEIVEATALTQRQVHYALSIMRTEGSARMKGGPGTQSSRYELVTGQAEDGQSPGE from the coding sequence ATGGACCTGGCCACCCTGCGTGCCCTGATCGAAGACCTTCGAGCTGAGGGCAGTGACACTGCCGAAGTCGAGGTCAAGGCTGCCGCCGGTGGGTTCCCGGACTCGCTGGCACCCACGCTCTCGGCGTTCGGCAATACACCGGGCGGCGGACTTGTCGTACTGGGTTTGGATGAGCAGGCCGGCTTCCGAGCCACCGGCGTCTATGATGTAGCCGCATGCAAAGGGGCGTTGGCGTCGTTGGCCCGGCAAGGCCTGGAGCCACCGGTGGCAGTCGAGCTGAACGATCTCGATGTGGACGGGGCCAGGATCGTCGTGGCGCAGGTCCATGAGGTGGCGGCCGCCGTCAAGCCCTGCCGGGTCCGTCGAACCGGCCGCGCCTACCTCCGGGCGTACGACGGGGACTACGAACTGGCTCAGACCGAGGAGCAGTCCTTCCTCGCGCATCGCGAGGCGCCCCGTTTTGATCAGGCTCCTGTCGCCGGGGCGAGCCGGAGGGATCTCGATCCGGCACTTCTGCCGGGATATCTGGCCAACTGTCGTCTTGCCTCCCCAGCTCTTGCCCGGTTCGATGACGAAGAAGTTCTCGTTCGTACCGGCGTCACTGTCGACGAGGAGGGCAGGCCGAGCACGGCCGGCCTGCTCGCATTGGGGTCCTACCCGCAGCAGTACTTCCCCAACTTCGTGATCCAGGCGCACATCGCACCCGATCCGACGTCGCCCCCAGGGACCAGGGCGATCGACAGCCGCACCTTCGACGGCCCAATTCCGCTCATGCTCGATGAGGCACTGCGCTGGGTGCAGCGCAATACCCGCACCCGCATCCGCTTCGGCGCGGACGGGCACGGTCGTGACGAGGCCGAGTACCCCGTGGACGCGGTGCGGGAATTGCTCTCCAATGCGCTGGTACACCGCGACCTGGGCCCCCATGCGTTCGGTGAGGCGATCACGCTGAGCCTGGAACAGCATCAACTCGTGCTCGGCAACCCCGGGGGCCTGTGGGGCCTCACCGTCGATCGCCTGGGCCGCACAGGCGTCACCTCGGCCCGCAACGGCTGGCTCCTGCGGATCTGCCAGCGGATCCGGTTCGGAACGGACCAACGAGTCGTCGAGGCACTCGCGACGGGTATTCCGACTATCTTGGCCAGCCTGGCCGCGGCTGGCATGACGCCACCGCGATTCCACGACCGAGCCGTGGGCTTCACGGTGCGAATCCCCAACCACACCTTGCTCGATGCTTCTGACCTGACCTGGCTTGCCGGGCTTCCGGAAGCCACTCAATTGGGCGACCTGCAGCGCCATGCGCTGGTCGCCATGCGTCACGGAGTTACCTGGACCAACCGGACCTTGCGTGAAGCGTTTCCGATGGACTCGCGACAGGCGCTCGACGTCCTCAGCGGGTTGGTGGCAACTGGCCTGGTGGAGGCGGTGGGTGAGCGCGGCGGGCGGGTCTATCGCTATGCCGGAGCCGGGACGGAGGTGGCCGAGCGGGTTGTGGTGGAGCCGAGACCGCCGCGTACGGAGGCTCCGGCCGCGCGGCGAGCCGCAGGACGTCGAAACCTGGAGGCGATTCATCGCCAGCTCGCGGTAGGACCGGCGACGATTGCCGAGATCGTTGAGGCCACAGCACTGACGCAGCGACAAGTGCACTACGCGCTCAGCATCATGAGAACCGAGGGCTCCGCTCGGATGAAGGGCGGTCCCGGAACTCAGTCCAGCCGGTATGAACTGGTCACTGGTCAAGCGGAAGACGGACAATCACCGGGGGAGTAG
- a CDS encoding nitroreductase family deazaflavin-dependent oxidoreductase has protein sequence MVTMDRITRKVMIWLTNRGISILDSRVLAVRGRKSGEWRTTPVNLMTLDGERFLVAPRGHTQWVRNMRAAGGGELRLGRKAEAFTAVEIADADKPAVLRHYLKRWAWEVGYFFEGITADSPEEDLERIAPGFPVFRITAA, from the coding sequence ATGGTCACCATGGACCGGATCACCCGCAAGGTCATGATCTGGCTGACCAACCGGGGCATCAGCATCCTCGACTCCCGCGTGCTGGCCGTCCGCGGCCGCAAGAGCGGCGAGTGGCGCACCACCCCGGTCAATCTGATGACCCTCGACGGCGAGCGCTTCCTGGTCGCCCCGCGCGGCCACACCCAGTGGGTCCGCAACATGCGCGCCGCCGGCGGCGGTGAGCTGCGGCTCGGCAGGAAGGCAGAGGCCTTCACCGCCGTCGAGATCGCCGACGCCGACAAGCCGGCCGTGCTGCGCCACTACCTCAAGCGCTGGGCCTGGGAGGTCGGCTACTTCTTCGAGGGCATCACCGCCGACTCCCCGGAGGAGGACCTGGAGCGCATCGCCCCGGGATTCCCGGTCTTCCGGATCACCGCCGCCTGA
- a CDS encoding TetR/AcrR family transcriptional regulator gives MAAAIRTARERAREELTREIKKEARRQLAEEGAQRLSLRAVARELGMVSSALYRYFPSRDDLLTALIIDAYNALGERAEQAAAAAPPQDARAQWRALCHAVRSWAQQHPHEYALLYGTPVPGYAAPPETVAPAARVALALISVLRHGADRVELTAPVRPLQGVFAEQIAALVAQVAPDVNAGILSRGLVAWTQLFGMISFELFGHLVGSVTPADGFFAHTVEEMADFLGLPDNAP, from the coding sequence ATGGCAGCAGCGATCCGAACCGCACGTGAACGGGCCCGCGAGGAGCTCACCCGCGAGATCAAGAAGGAAGCCCGCCGGCAGCTGGCGGAGGAGGGCGCCCAGCGCCTCTCCCTGCGCGCCGTCGCCCGCGAACTGGGCATGGTCTCCTCCGCCCTGTACCGCTACTTCCCCAGCCGGGACGACCTGCTCACCGCGCTGATCATCGACGCCTACAACGCCCTGGGCGAGCGCGCCGAACAGGCCGCGGCCGCAGCCCCGCCCCAGGACGCCCGCGCCCAGTGGCGGGCCCTCTGCCACGCCGTCCGCAGCTGGGCCCAGCAGCACCCGCACGAGTACGCCCTCCTCTACGGCACCCCCGTCCCCGGCTACGCCGCCCCGCCCGAGACGGTCGCCCCCGCCGCCCGGGTCGCCCTCGCGCTGATCTCGGTACTCCGCCACGGCGCCGACCGGGTCGAGCTCACCGCTCCGGTCCGTCCCCTGCAGGGCGTCTTCGCCGAGCAGATCGCCGCCCTGGTCGCCCAGGTCGCCCCGGACGTCAACGCCGGCATCCTCAGCCGCGGCCTGGTCGCCTGGACCCAGCTCTTCGGCATGATCAGCTTCGAACTCTTCGGACACCTGGTCGGATCGGTCACCCCTGCCGACGGCTTCTTCGCCCACACCGTCGAGGAGATGGCCGACTTCCTCGGCCTGCCCGACAACGCCCCCTGA
- a CDS encoding helix-turn-helix transcriptional regulator — MTSKPDEAQRLRDLVRLRRIRDRIDREYAQPLDVEALARGEHMSAGHLSRAFRLAYGESPYSYLMTRRIERAMTLLRRGDLSVTEVCFEVGCSSLGTFSTRFTELVGVPPSVYRRDGARTTAGMPSCVAKQVTRPVRNRETPTGQAT; from the coding sequence GTGACCAGCAAACCTGACGAGGCCCAGCGCCTGCGCGACCTGGTACGGCTGCGGCGGATCCGCGACCGGATCGACCGGGAGTACGCGCAGCCGCTGGACGTCGAGGCGCTCGCCCGCGGCGAGCACATGTCGGCCGGGCACCTCAGCCGCGCCTTCCGGCTCGCCTACGGGGAGTCGCCGTACAGCTATCTGATGACACGCCGGATCGAGCGGGCGATGACGCTGCTGCGCCGCGGCGACCTCAGCGTCACCGAGGTCTGCTTCGAGGTCGGCTGCTCGTCGCTGGGCACCTTCAGCACCCGCTTCACCGAACTGGTCGGGGTACCGCCCAGCGTCTACCGGCGCGACGGCGCACGCACGACGGCGGGAATGCCGTCGTGCGTGGCGAAGCAGGTGACCAGGCCGGTGCGGAACCGCGAGACGCCGACCGGCCAGGCGACCTAG